In one window of Pristiophorus japonicus isolate sPriJap1 chromosome 9, sPriJap1.hap1, whole genome shotgun sequence DNA:
- the LOC139274005 gene encoding probable G-protein coupled receptor 139, with protein sequence MARPTILQFRDIYYPFLAAFGVPANLLTIVILSRGNCGLSKCISVYMVAMATADLLVMIFNVIVYHICTYHFPHSFLSYTAVCKFIIYINSTSLNTSVWFTVLFTADRFVAICCQKFKTKYCRVKTASAVITTLSVLIYFQCLPFWFAYKFERIIHNIHWGCRPRIDFFISPAGVLFSWMISVLTSLFPFALILLFNCLTVRRILLASRARRGLRGHSIENQSDPEIENRRKSIILLFSVSGSFLVLWLTPFVSFLTTGLSNTAHYRGDYTAPAYIAMETGYMLMYLSSCTNTCIYAATQTKFREELKKVVKFPWTWILLLIKK encoded by the exons ATGGCACGGCCAACAATTCTTCAGTTTAGGGATATTTACTATCCTTTCCTCGCAGCATTCGGTGTTCCCG cgaacctgctgacaatcgtgatcctctcccgaggaaattgcggcctttccaaatgtatctctgtctacatggtggccatggccacagcagatctactggtcatgatcttCAATGTAATAGTGTATCACATTTGTACATATCACTTTCCACATTCCTTCCTTTCCTACACTGCCGTTTGTAAGTTTATTATTTACATTAATTCTACCAGCCTGAATACGTCGGTATGGTTTACAGTCTTGTTCACAGCTGACCGATTTGTAGCTATATGTTGTCAAAAGTTTAAAACAAAATATTGCAGAGTGAAAACGGCATCCGCGGTTATAACAACGCTCTCTGTCCTGATCTATTTCCAGTGCCTCCCATTTTGGTTTGCTTATAAATTTGAACGAATAATTCACAATATTCATTGGGGCTGTCGCCCCAGAATTGACTTTTTTATTTCGCCTGCAGGCGTCTTATTCTCATGGATGATAAGTGTATTAACGTCATTGTTTCCGTTTGCTCTGATATTACTGTTTAATTGCTTGACAGTCAGACGCATTTTactggccagcagagcccgcaggggactccggggtcacagcaTTGAGAATCAGAGCGATCCCGAAATCGAGAATAGAAGGAAATCTATTATTTTACTATTCAGCGTATCGGGAAGTTTCCTCGTGCTGTGGCTCACACCATTCGTTAGTTTTTTAACTACCGGTCTGTCAAACACCGCGCATTACCGAGGTGATTATACAGCTCCTGCATACATCGCCATGGAAACCGGATATATGCTCATGTATTTGAGTTCATGTACAAATACGTGTAtctatgcagctactcaaactaaATTCAGGGAAGAGCTGAAGAAGGTGGTGAAATTTCCTTGGACATGGATTCTGTTACTGATTAAAAAATAA